GGGTACGGCGATCTGGATTATGAGGAAGCACTGAAAAATCAGATCGGCAAACTGCTGCATACGTCCAATCTCTATTACAATGTGCCTGCCATGGAAGCCGGGGAAAAGCTGGTGAAGGCCAGCGGCCTGAGCAAGGTATTTTTCACCAACAGCGGCACGGAAGCCATTGAGGGCGCCATCAAGGCAGCCCGGAAATATGCCTACAACAAGGACGGCTGCACCGATCATGAGATCATTGCCATGAACCAGTCCTTCCACGGAAGAACCATGGGCGCCCTGTCTGTCACCGGCAATCCCCATTATCAGGAGCCTTTCAAGCCTCTCATCGGTGGCATCAAATTCGCAGATTTCAACGATTTTGACAGTGTGAAGGCCCAGGTGACGGACAAAACCTGCGCCATCCTGCTGGAAACCGTCCAGGGCGAGGGCGGCATTTACCCGGCAGAACCGGCATTTTTAAAGGCGGTGGGCGACCTCTGCGCAGAAAAAGATATCCTGCTGATCCTGGACGAGATCCAGTGCGGCATGGGCAGAATCGGCGCCATGTTTGCCTGGCAGGACTACGGCGTGAAGCCGGACATCATGACCTGCGCTAAGGCGCTGGGCTGCGGCGTGCCGGTGGGGGCGTTTGTGCTGGGAGAAAAGGCGGCGGCTTCCTCTCTGGAGCCCGGCGATCACGGCACCACCTACGGCGGCAACCCTTTTGTGTGCGCAGCCGTCAGCAAGGTGTTTGATTTATTCGAAGAGAAAAAACTGGTGGATCATGTGAAAGCGCTGACTCCGTATCTGGAGCAGAAGCTGGACGAGCTGGTGACATCCCACGATTGTCTTGCCGCCCGTCGGGGCAAGGGCTTCATGCAGGGCCTGGTGGTGACCGGCAAACCGGTGGGCCAGGTGGTGAAAAAAGCACTGGACAATGGTCTCATCGTCATGTCTGCCGGGGCAGATGTGATCCGGCTGGTGCCGCCGCTTGTCATTGAAAAGAGCGATATCGACGAGATGGCGGAAAAATTAGGGAAAGCGCTGGAAGACTAACCCAAAGGCGAGGGCTTGTCATTCCCTGTTTTATATGGTAAAATTGCTTGTAATATTTTTGTAATAATTTGGAAATGTTTACAGGAGAATACCATATGAAACGAGGAGTGACAGGTCTTTTTTTGCTATTGGCGACTGCCTGTGTGGTGGGCGGCTGCGGCGCAAAGAAGGATGCCCAGATAGATGCGTCTGCCCAGGCGGCAGAAGGTGACGCCGCAGAGGAAACGGCGGATACGCAGACAGATACAGAAAGTACGGACGGTGAGGGCACAGACAGTGCCGGGAGCGGCCAGGATGCCCAGACCGGAAATGCCGGAGACGGGGCAGGCGGCAGCTCTGCGGACGGAACGACGGGGGAAGAGGCCCAGCCGGTGTCGCTGACGCTTTGGTACACCCAGCCGGAGCTGGAGGCGTATTTTACCCAGGCGGCAGCAGACTACGAGGCCCAGACCGGCAATTCGGTGACGGCGGTGCAGGTGCCTGCTTTGGATTACATTGAGGCCATCAACGATGCCAGCGTGAAAGACGGGGATTACCCGGATCTTTTTGTGGCAACGCCGGATCTTCTGGAGAAGGCCAAGCTGGCCGGGCTGACCCAGCGGGCCAACGGGGACATCTGTTCGGCAGACAATTTCAGTGAGAAAGCGCTGACGGCAGTCACCTATAAGGATGAAAAAATCGCCTATCCTTTTTATGCGGACACCAGTGTGCTCGTCTACAATGAGAATTATGTGAGCGAGGCGCCGGGCAGCATCGAGGATATCCAGAATTTCTCGGAGAATTTCGAGGGAGACGGCCAGATCCAGGATATTTTTGTGTGGAACGTCAATGATATTTTCGTGGACTTTTTCACCATTGGCAATTATGTGAATCTGGGCGGTACCGCCGGTGACCGGGTGCAGGAAATGACGCTGAACAGCGAGGAGATCCGCAACTGTCTGACGGTTTATCAGGAGCTGAGCCAGTTCTTTGCCATCGACCGGTCGGCGGTGAGCGAAAATCAGATCGTACAGGATTTTGCAGACGGCAAGATCGTGTATGCCATCGTCCGGGACGACTCCATTCAGAAGCTGGACGAGTTGCTGGCGGACGGCCAGTTTTCCTACGGGGTGGCGCCGGTGCCGGATCTGAATAGCGAGCTTGTGGTGCGGCCGCTGTCTATCACCCATTCTTTGGTGGTAAACGGTTATACGAAGCATCCGGCGGCAGCAGATGCCCTGGCAGGGTATCTTACCGTCACGGCAGCGGACAGTCTGTACGAGCAGACAGGGAACATTCCGGTGAAAAATAATGTGACCTTTGCCAACGAAAAGCTGCCTGTGGTGCGTGCCCAGTATGAGGAGGCCGTGGAGGTGCCGAAGATCATGCAGATGAGCAGCTACTGGCTGCTGATGGAGTCAGTATTTTCTGACATCTGGACCGGTGCGGACGTAACAGAGCGCATGGCTGAGGCGGAGAGCTCCATGCTGACGGCACTGGGGCAGTAATAGAGAGAATAAGAAAGCGCCTATTGGAAATACTAAGTACTATAGTAAAATCCAGGAGGCGGCTTTATGTGGGGCATTGTGACAGCACTGATTTCCGGTGCACTGATGAGCATTCAGGGCGTATTTAATACAGAAGTGACAGATCATACAAGCATATGGGTATCCAGCAGCTGGGTACAGGCTACGGCGCTGATCGTCTGTCTTGCGGCATGGTGTTTTACCGGTCGGCAGTCCTTTGGAGGGCTGTGGACGGTAAGACCCTGGTATATGCTGCTGGGCGGCGCGATCGGCGCTTTTATCACGTATACGGTCATCCGCAGCATGGACACCCTGGGGCCTGCCCGGGCGGTGATGCTCATTGTCATTGCCCAGCTTCTTGTGGCGTATG
Above is a window of Oscillospiraceae bacterium NTUH-002-81 DNA encoding:
- a CDS encoding aspartate aminotransferase family protein; the protein is MKSSEYQSRAEQVVLHTYNRFPVVLDHGKGVRLYDVDGNEYLDFGAGIAVCALGYGDLDYEEALKNQIGKLLHTSNLYYNVPAMEAGEKLVKASGLSKVFFTNSGTEAIEGAIKAARKYAYNKDGCTDHEIIAMNQSFHGRTMGALSVTGNPHYQEPFKPLIGGIKFADFNDFDSVKAQVTDKTCAILLETVQGEGGIYPAEPAFLKAVGDLCAEKDILLILDEIQCGMGRIGAMFAWQDYGVKPDIMTCAKALGCGVPVGAFVLGEKAAASSLEPGDHGTTYGGNPFVCAAVSKVFDLFEEKKLVDHVKALTPYLEQKLDELVTSHDCLAARRGKGFMQGLVVTGKPVGQVVKKALDNGLIVMSAGADVIRLVPPLVIEKSDIDEMAEKLGKALED
- a CDS encoding extracellular solute-binding protein encodes the protein MKRGVTGLFLLLATACVVGGCGAKKDAQIDASAQAAEGDAAEETADTQTDTESTDGEGTDSAGSGQDAQTGNAGDGAGGSSADGTTGEEAQPVSLTLWYTQPELEAYFTQAAADYEAQTGNSVTAVQVPALDYIEAINDASVKDGDYPDLFVATPDLLEKAKLAGLTQRANGDICSADNFSEKALTAVTYKDEKIAYPFYADTSVLVYNENYVSEAPGSIEDIQNFSENFEGDGQIQDIFVWNVNDIFVDFFTIGNYVNLGGTAGDRVQEMTLNSEEIRNCLTVYQELSQFFAIDRSAVSENQIVQDFADGKIVYAIVRDDSIQKLDELLADGQFSYGVAPVPDLNSELVVRPLSITHSLVVNGYTKHPAAADALAGYLTVTAADSLYEQTGNIPVKNNVTFANEKLPVVRAQYEEAVEVPKIMQMSSYWLLMESVFSDIWTGADVTERMAEAESSMLTALGQ
- a CDS encoding DMT family transporter, producing the protein MWGIVTALISGALMSIQGVFNTEVTDHTSIWVSSSWVQATALIVCLAAWCFTGRQSFGGLWTVRPWYMLLGGAIGAFITYTVIRSMDTLGPARAVMLIVIAQLLVAYVIELLGLFGVEKQPLEWRKVIGMGMAIVGVIIFKWN